A window of the Lactuca sativa cultivar Salinas chromosome 5, Lsat_Salinas_v11, whole genome shotgun sequence genome harbors these coding sequences:
- the LOC111887327 gene encoding GDSL lipase, translating to MKNSFRHMAVAKSDLGFRLVVSCMLLLITDCQSAQEHFNKHVALFIFGDSLFDSGNNNYINTNPNFQAKFWPYGESYFNPPTGRFSNGRLIPDFIAEFAGLPLIPAYLDPHYHNKEFGYGANFASGGSGVLVETNGGLVIDLKTQLQYFSDLEKRFRKNLGDVKAKQLLSNAVYLFSCGINDYASLLRNNQSSHHHQQYVEMVIGNLTDVFKEIHEKGGRKIGITTIPQLGCLPIARAQQPCNTCYEEFNTIASLHNRAVSKKMKEMTKQFEGFMFANYDHSTALSKRMKNPSKYGFKVGDSGCCGSGPLRGLYSCGGKRGIRKFELCDNPDDYLFFDSAHPSEAACRQFAELFWEGESKVTSPYNLKAFF from the exons ATGAAGAACAGCTTCAGACATATGGCTGTTGCTAAAAGTGATTTGGGATTCCGGCTTGTTGTTTCGTGTATGTTGCTACTCATTACAGATTGCCAGAGTGCTCAGGAGCATTTCAACAAACATGTTGCGCTCTTCATTTTCGGTGATTCACTTTTCGATTCTGGAAACAACAACTACATAAACACTAATCCCAACTTTCAAGCGAAATTTTGGCCCTATGGCGAATCATACTTCAATCCGCCAACTGGAAGATTCTCTAATGGCCGTCTCATCCCTGATTTTATCG CTGAGTTTGCTGGATTGCCTCTCATTCCTGCGTATCTTGACCCCCATTACCATAATAAAGAATTTGGGTATGGAGCAAATTTTGCGTCAGGGGGATCTGGTGTATTAGTCGAGACCAATGGAGGACTC GTAATTGATCTCAAAACACAGCTACAGTATTTCTCGGATTTAGAGAAACGTTTTAGGAAGAATTTAGGTGATGTGAAAGCCAAGCAGCTTTTGTCCAACGCTGTCTACTTGTTTAGCTGCGGAATCAACGACTATGCGAGCCTCCTACGCAACAACCAGAGTAGTCATCATCATCAGCAGTACGTTGAAATGGTGATAGGAAACTTGACCGATGTGTTCAAG GAAATCCATGAAAAAGGTGGGAGGAAGATTGGAATCACTACGATCCCGCAATTAGGCTGTTTGCCTATAGCTCGTGCACAACAGCCATGCAATACATGCTACGAAGAATTTAACACCATAGCAAGTCTACACAATCGAGCAGTTTCTAAGAAAATGAAAGAGATGACAAAACAATTTGAAGGATTCATGTTTGCAAACTATGATCACTCAACTGCACTTAGCAAACGGATGAAGAACCCATCAAAATATG GTTTCAAGGTAGGAGACAGTGGATGTTGTGGTAGTGGTCCTTTACGAGGGCTTTATAGTTGTGGAGGAAAGAGAGGAATACGAAAGTTTGAATTGTGtgataatcctgatgattatCTCTTCTTCGACTCTGCTCATCCTAGTGAAGCCGCATGCCGACAATTCGCAGAGCTGTTTTGGGAAGGAGAGTCCAAAGTCACATCACCTTACAATTTAAAAGCCTTCTTTTAA